In Halodesulfovibrio aestuarii DSM 17919 = ATCC 29578, the genomic stretch GGGCTATAGCATGACAGACAACACACAACAAACCTCCAACGGCACTGTTGAATCACTTTTAACGGAACAACGTGTTTTCCGTCCTTTGCCGCGTGTTATTGCAGATTCTGCTGTAAACCCTGCCGATCTTAAACATGCTCACGATAGAGCACACGCCAATCGTTTAGCCTACTGGGAAGATGCGGCTGAACGCCTTCAGTGGTACCGCCGTTGGGACACCGTACTTAACAATACTGATGCCCCCTTCTATAAATGGTTTTACGGCGCACGTTGCAATATTGTTCACAATGCACTCGACAGGCACATAACATCTCCCAACCGCAACAAGCTTGCACTTATCTGGGAAGGAGAGCCGGGTGATACAAGACGACTCACATATTTTGAACTCTACAGAGAAGTAAACAAATGCGCTAATGCACTGCGCGAACTCGGCGTCTCCAAAGGAGACAGAGTTGTTATCTATCTCCCGTCGCTACCGGAAACAGTGGTCTCCATGCTTGCAGCTGCTAAAATCGGCGCAATTCACAGTGTCGTGTTTGCAGGTTTTTCCGCCAATGCCCTCGCCGAACGCATTGAAGATGCGAAACCGAAAATTATTATCACGGTTGATGCCTTCTATCGTAATGGTCGTATTCTAACACTAAAACCACTCGTAGATGAGGCACTGGAACAAACTATACATTCCGTAGACCACACCATTGTTGTACACCGCACTCATGTTACCGTCCCCATGGACGCCAAAAAAGATCTCTGGTGGCACGACATCATGCGTGAAAAATCATACGAGTCCATAACAGAGAGCATGGACGCCACCGACCCGCTTTTTATGCTCTACACTTCCGGTACAACAGACAAGCCCAAAGGCGTAGTACACTCACATGGTGGTTACATGGTCGGTGTCCATCACACGTTCACACAGGTTTTCGACAATAATGCCACTGATATTTTCTGGTGTACTGCCGATGTCGGCTGGATTACGGGGCACTCTTATGTCGTCTACGGCCCGCTTATGGCAGGTACCACGACATTTATGTATGAAGGGCATCCGCTTTATCCGGAAGCAGGAAGATTATGGTCTGTCGTGGAACGATGGGGAATTTCTGTACTCTATACAGTGCCTACACTTATCCGTATGCTTATGCGTTTCGGAGAAGAATATGCCCAGCGGCATGATCTGAGCACATTGCGTCTGCTCGGCACTGTAGGTGAACCTATTTCACCGGAAGCATGGGTCTGGTTCCATAAGCACATAGGTAGAGGGAAATGCCCACTGCTGGATACATGGTGGCAGACAGAAACGGGGATGATAATGATTTCCCCCTACCCGATTTCCGTTCTTAAACCGGGTTCTGTAGCTCGCCCGCTGCCAGCAATTGATATTGATATTGTTGATGATGACGGCAACACAGTCCCGACAGGTAAAGGCGGCTATCTAATCATCAAACAACCTTGGCCTGCCATGATTACGACCTTATTCAACGATGATCAGGCGTACATAGATACTTATTGGTCACACTTCCCCGGCTATTATTGCTCCGGAGATATTGCCCGGAAGGACGAGGACGGATACATCTGGCTACAGGGTCGTGCAGATGATGTTATTATGATTTCAGGGCATCGATTCGGTACCGCTGAATTTGAAGCAGCTCTCGCAACGCACCCACTGGTTGCAGAATGTGCTGTCATTGGTATTCCTGATCCTATACGCGGCGAAGTGGCAAAAGCATTTGTCGTCTTGAAAGAACAGACTGACGCAATGTACTTTATGGACGAGGAAGACGAGACGGAACAGCAACTTATTGAGCACACTCGAGCAGAATTAGGGTCGATCGCAGTTCTTGGTTCTGTGGAGATCCGTGATGCGCTACCGCGTAACCGAAGCGGTAAAATCATGCGCAGGCTACTGCGTGCTGAAATAACCGGTGGAGACATTGGTGATACCAGCACCTTGGAAGAAGACCCGTTCTGGGCAACTATAAAGTAGGACGAAATGGCATTAAAAATAGCAGTACTTGCGTCTGGATCAGGCTCCAATCTACAATCCATTATTGATGCCGTTGAGCGCGGTTCGTTAAAAGCAGATATACGTCTGGTACTATGCAACCGAAGTGATGCCTATGCACTCGAACGCGCCAAAAAAGCCGGAATTCCCACAACAACGATTCTCCATGCCGACTACAAAAGCAGGGAAACATTTGATGCGGCTATGATTGAACAACTGCAAGCTGCTGATATTGATATTGTTGTTCTCGCAGGTTTTATGCGCATATTAACTCCTTTGTTCATTCAAACATTTGCAGGACGCATTATTAATATCCACCCTGCGTTGCTGCCTTCATTTAAAGGAGCACACGGCATTACGGACGCTGTTAAGTACGGTGTAACACTGGCAGGATGTACAGTACATTTCGTTGATGAAATCATGGATAATGGTGCTATTATTGCTCAAGCAGTGGTACCCTTTACATCTGAAGAACCAGTAGAAGTTGTGCAAAATCGAGTTCTTAAGCTTGAGCACCGCATTTACCCGCAAGTGCTACAATGGATTTCCACAGGACGTGTAACTCTGAACGGACGTAAAGTTTTTGTGCAGGACATCGGATTACCCAAAGTGCCCTCTGACGGTAGCTTTATCGTTTCACCTCAATTAGAAGATGGATTTTAGGTAATGAAAACAGGGCGAGTGAATCTGGCTTCAGTGAATCTTAATTTGCTTGTTGCGCTTAAAGCACTGCTTGATGAAGGCAATGTTACCCGTGCAGCAAGTCGCTTAAATATTACACAAAGCGGTATGAGTAAAAACCTGAGGAATCTTCGGGAACTCTTCGATGACCCACTTCTCGTCCGCAGTGGAAACAACTTTGCTCTCACAGAACGCGCCATTGAGCTAAATCAGGATCTGGAACGCATTCTTGGTGAGGTAACCGAACTACTTGACCGCAGCAGCTTCGAGCCAGCGGAATGTGACCGAACCTTTACCTTTGCTACATCAGACTATGTGGCAGAATACATCTTTCCCAAGGTATTAGAAAACTACCTGAAAGTTGCTCCAAATATATCCATCAGACTCGAGATAGCGGACAGTTCAACAATCAGTAAATTATCGAATGGTTCCTACGATCTCATTACTTCCATGCTTGATTCACAATATCAGGGTTTGCATCACCTCGTTATCGGACGAGATCAGTTTGCATGTTGCATGCGTAAAAATCATCCTCTAATGCTCCGCGGTGGAGGGATTTCTCTCAACGAATACTGTACACTTGATCATGCTATCATTACGGGTGGCGGCGACAAGGTACAAGTTATAGACGCAGAACTGGCTAAAATTGGACAACGGCGGACAATACGTTTTGCAGCTCCACTCTTCACGACAGTCTGTAAAGTTGTAAGCGGTTCTGATATGATTGCGACTATGCCGAGCCATATCGCGAGCAATCTTGCACCGGAGTTCGGTCTTTCATGGTGTGCTCTCCCCTTCTATGTTGAGTCGTTTGACTACACCATTGCGTGGCATGAGCGACATCACCATGATGCCTCACACATTTGGTTCCGGAATACAATGCAGCAGCTTGTTCAAGCCAGTCTTTACAGCTACATGGCACAGGAATCGACGAGCAACGTTTTGTGCGTACTATAGCGGAGAAAAGTATGAATAATGAAAATGCAGACGTACGTAGTCTTTCCTTATCTAAGGCAGACAAAGACTATTTGAAAAAACTCGTGCAGTGGAGCATTACCACATATTTTGAAGGAGCACATACTCTTGATGATAAGGTTGTCCCTAAGCCGCAAAACAAGCTGCTGACGCAAGAGCTTGGGGCCTTTGTCACGCTTAAAAAAAATGACACGCTGCGTGGTTGCATTGGTAATGTCGTCGGGCAAGGCCCATTATACCTTACAGTTGCCCGCATGGCACGCGCTGCAGCATTTGAAGACCCTCGCTTTCCCCAAGTATCAGAATCGGAATTTGCAGAGCTTTCTGTAGAAATATCCATCATGGGACCAATCACCATCTGTCCGGATACCAATCGTATAGAAATCGGAATCCACGGGCTTATCATACGACACGGAGCATACTCCGGCCTTTTGCTCCCGCAGGTTGCAAAAGAATGGCACTGGGATCGCAAAACATTTCTTGAACAAACCTGCATCAAGGCTGGACTCAAACCAAACATGTGGGAACATCCCTCCACAAAAATTTATTGGTTTGAAGCCTATGTCTTCTAACCCCTACCTACACAACACTCTTTAATTTATACATTTTTATCTGATCTACAAATATCTTGCTTGCGCGGACAAACAATATCTTGCATTATTGCTTCCCGCACTTAACTATGCGTAACCATCTACACATTTTTTGCATGATATTCTGGAGAGCCAACCATGTCCGACGCAGATCGCCGCAGAATGTATATTTTTCTGCTTGTTATGACCATTGCTGTTGCAGCGGGTTTTCAAGCATGGCGTACCCTTTACAACAACTTTGCTGTTGATATTGTTGGTCTGACTGGTCAACAAATCGGCCTCATTCAATCCGTTCGTGAAGTACCTGGGTTTCTTGCTCTTCTCGTCATCTACCTATTGCTCTTCATTACAGAACACCGCCTCGCAGCAGTCTCTATAATTATCCTCGGTTTTGGTGTCGGGCTGACGGGCTTTTTACCTACATATCAAGGACTCATTATTACAACGCTTATAATGAGCTTCGGTATGCATTACTACGAGACAGTCAACCAATCCCTTACTCTACAATATTTCGACTTAAAAGAAGCACCTGTTATTATGGGGAGACTCCGTGCAATGGGGTCGGCAACTAACCTTGTTGTCGGT encodes the following:
- the amrA gene encoding AmmeMemoRadiSam system protein A, whose protein sequence is MNNENADVRSLSLSKADKDYLKKLVQWSITTYFEGAHTLDDKVVPKPQNKLLTQELGAFVTLKKNDTLRGCIGNVVGQGPLYLTVARMARAAAFEDPRFPQVSESEFAELSVEISIMGPITICPDTNRIEIGIHGLIIRHGAYSGLLLPQVAKEWHWDRKTFLEQTCIKAGLKPNMWEHPSTKIYWFEAYVF
- a CDS encoding LysR family transcriptional regulator gives rise to the protein MKTGRVNLASVNLNLLVALKALLDEGNVTRAASRLNITQSGMSKNLRNLRELFDDPLLVRSGNNFALTERAIELNQDLERILGEVTELLDRSSFEPAECDRTFTFATSDYVAEYIFPKVLENYLKVAPNISIRLEIADSSTISKLSNGSYDLITSMLDSQYQGLHHLVIGRDQFACCMRKNHPLMLRGGGISLNEYCTLDHAIITGGGDKVQVIDAELAKIGQRRTIRFAAPLFTTVCKVVSGSDMIATMPSHIASNLAPEFGLSWCALPFYVESFDYTIAWHERHHHDASHIWFRNTMQQLVQASLYSYMAQESTSNVLCVL
- the acs gene encoding acetate--CoA ligase, whose amino-acid sequence is MTDNTQQTSNGTVESLLTEQRVFRPLPRVIADSAVNPADLKHAHDRAHANRLAYWEDAAERLQWYRRWDTVLNNTDAPFYKWFYGARCNIVHNALDRHITSPNRNKLALIWEGEPGDTRRLTYFELYREVNKCANALRELGVSKGDRVVIYLPSLPETVVSMLAAAKIGAIHSVVFAGFSANALAERIEDAKPKIIITVDAFYRNGRILTLKPLVDEALEQTIHSVDHTIVVHRTHVTVPMDAKKDLWWHDIMREKSYESITESMDATDPLFMLYTSGTTDKPKGVVHSHGGYMVGVHHTFTQVFDNNATDIFWCTADVGWITGHSYVVYGPLMAGTTTFMYEGHPLYPEAGRLWSVVERWGISVLYTVPTLIRMLMRFGEEYAQRHDLSTLRLLGTVGEPISPEAWVWFHKHIGRGKCPLLDTWWQTETGMIMISPYPISVLKPGSVARPLPAIDIDIVDDDGNTVPTGKGGYLIIKQPWPAMITTLFNDDQAYIDTYWSHFPGYYCSGDIARKDEDGYIWLQGRADDVIMISGHRFGTAEFEAALATHPLVAECAVIGIPDPIRGEVAKAFVVLKEQTDAMYFMDEEDETEQQLIEHTRAELGSIAVLGSVEIRDALPRNRSGKIMRRLLRAEITGGDIGDTSTLEEDPFWATIK
- the purN gene encoding phosphoribosylglycinamide formyltransferase; this translates as MALKIAVLASGSGSNLQSIIDAVERGSLKADIRLVLCNRSDAYALERAKKAGIPTTTILHADYKSRETFDAAMIEQLQAADIDIVVLAGFMRILTPLFIQTFAGRIINIHPALLPSFKGAHGITDAVKYGVTLAGCTVHFVDEIMDNGAIIAQAVVPFTSEEPVEVVQNRVLKLEHRIYPQVLQWISTGRVTLNGRKVFVQDIGLPKVPSDGSFIVSPQLEDGF